GTACAACCAAAAATATCTGTAAAGACATTTAAAAGCCTCACTGTCGAGTCGAACGAAGCAAGGAGGCTGAATCGTCTCTGCCATGACGCTGCttctctgcagcaggaaggaggctGGACTCAGCCGGGCCAGGAAGGGAGACGTAGCCCTTTCTGAGAAGCCTTGGCGCACAGCTGCGGCCTCACTAGAGCTGGCAGTCGGGTCACTGCACAGACAGACACAAGCaaacacacaaaataaataaaacccagtttgtcacctggagaatggcagcaTGTTTATTCAGGGCAGGCGGGCTGAAGCATTAAATGTTTCTCCATGacttgtgaatctcctgcatccCTTCTGAGGTTTGATTCCTGAGAAGTCCTTCAGGACAAAGTACTGTTAGGTACACACCAGCTCCACGTTGCAATTCTCCACTGCTGCTGAGGCCCCGGAAGGCTTCACTGTCAGTAGATCCCTGCCTGCATCCCAGGGGCTGCCTCGGGGGTAAAGCAGGGACGGGTGTGTTGCCCTCCTACTGTTTCTCCCTTGCCCCATTTCACACGCTTACAgtaagtagcaaaacaaaaatctgtTCAGATTCCATACCTCTTGTTTGCTCTGGACATAGTCTTTGAGCAATGCTGTGTTTTGAACCATCATCATAAACTACCCGGAACCACCAGGAAAGAGATGGTAGAAATCCTTCAGTATATGTGCCTGACAGTTGGATGGGGGGACACCTCCTAGCCCTCCTCCACCACACCGTCAATGCTGTGCTTCAGGATTGCATCGATAATCTCAACCGTGCTTCGCAAGCTGATGCCAGTGGCGTCACTGAGGCTCTCTGCAACCTTTCAAAAGAAGGGGGCGAGATCACCTGTGGGGATGCTTAAGGGTGGGGAGACGTCCAGGGACTGCAGCCTGTGGGCGTTCCCGCAAGAACCCCGGCCTGAGCAAGAGGGGCTCACGTACCTGCGTCCAGCCTTTGGTGTGGAGCAGAAAAGCACTGGCCCCGATGACTCCCACGGCCAACAGCATCAGGTCTTCTTTCACTGCTGCAAACTTGGCTCTGAACATTTGAAACAGGGTGCAAAAGGCCAGCTCCCGTATTCCAGCCAGCCACAGTACATCGTAAAGCATGCCATGTAAGCAACTACCCTTCGGCACTGAGTTAACTTGGGCCTAAGAGTAAGGTGATCTCCACTGAGCTGATGCCTGTTCTCTGAAACTCTCTTTTCCAGACCTCCCTTTGCCAGCCAGAACCATGTTTGTAGCAGATCTTATCAAGCCCCAAGAGGCCAGAGGTTTAATTAATTTGGTTCTGTTTTCTAAAGGGCCTTCCTAGCAGGCTGCCTTTGCAGCTTCAGGCGACAGAACTAAGGcctgttctagggcaggggtggcccagctgtggctctccagatgctggcaggggctcatgggaattgtagtccatggacatccagagagccagcgCTTCGCCTATTCTAGGGGACTGGAACAGTCAGCCCTCCGCCCAGACCCTTCTGAAAAGGATCCGTCTCCACAACAGCAAAGAAACCCAGCTGAGTAATTCCATCAGGCTACAGGAGAGTAGGCGGAATCCTGTGCTAACTCTGTTGTTGCCAACACTTCAGTGGCTGACGGTAGCCTTGGAACCAGACTCCAGCTCAAGTGTTGGGCGTTCAAAGGAGCTTCTGTTTTCTGCTGCACAGAAAAGTGACTCACATTTTCTTGGTTGGCAGAGTACTTTCTCCAGTTAATGCTACCTAGGACAGGAATTCTTAGGTCTAGTgtcccctctcccccgcccccccccccaaaaaaaacaacccacagtTATTTCTTTATGCCTTTAGCAAAAATAGTGCTCTTTCTAAAACTTACTGCTGGAGTTTATTTGGCGGTGTGTTTTCCACTGAAGCATTCAGCAGGGTGCCGTAGATGCTGGTGCGCAGAAGGTACGTCAAAGCCAGTAGATGTCGGCACATGGCATGCATGTGGTCCATGGGGAGCCAGCAGCCATTGTACCCTGCCAATGGAAAGAACGGGAACAAGGTTTCTAAATGAAGCCAGCAGAGGCCTTCCGTGTCACAGGCTCCACTGAGATACTTCTAGGTCTTTTGTCTGTTCTTCCCACCCGACACCTGCAAAGGGCGGTCAAATTCGTTTGCTTTTTTCTAccatttaaaagtgcaatccaaaCCAGAGTTATGCTCTtccaagcccactgacttcagtgttAATGCCTAATCCTTTCCATGATTTGTACAAAAAACCAAATTATAAATGCAAGTGTTGAAACTTCATCTTGTTTCTTAAAGTAGAGAGCCCATTCCATCCTCCCTCCGCCTTCTCAGTGCAGGAGGCACTTCAAGGCATCAGTGGGCCTCAGGGTTCTCGTTGGACTGGTTAGAGTCATTCTTCATTAACTGGCCACAAAGAGTTGCCATTGGAGATGAGATCCCATCAGTCTGGGATCTAAGGAATGTCTTAAAAGCTCCGTTTCTGAGGGGCAAAAGCCTAGTGATTGTACTTTCTGAGGAGCTCACATTGGCACCATGAAGATCCTGGGGCTCAGGGAAGGCCAATCTTTACCTcaaggataaaaacttggctgcTGAACTGTTCTATGCACCCAGGAGTTGACACTGGTCAGCCCAGCCAAAACTGTGATATGGAAATAGTTTTAAGCCTCATTACTGAACCTCCATATGTACCCAATCTCCATCAatcaataaaagtattttttaaattatgttacCCCATTGTCTTGTAAGTAAGATCTGCACTTAGAAAGCCATGGGTTAAATAGCAAGTCAAAGTAGTGACCAACCTGATGGACCAGTAGCTTTATTTCTTTCTCGTTGGTCTCAAGGTTTCTTCTATCTTTCCTTACAGTTGGCTGGTCCAGTATGGTAATTAAAGATCCCAAGAGTAAGCCacgatatttttaaataaaattgggATAGAGAGCTCGAGGCACCTGCTATTGtttctgccaccttcccaccaccCTGATTAACCGTGCTTTGCCCTACCTATGGAAACTGCCTTTAAAACCCCAACCTCCTTAAATTTCTAAAAGAACTAACAGACTGGACAATTGTGAGGGTCTCTGCCAATGTTATAAAGGTTGCCCAAATGAAACAGCTTCACCAAAGCCCACACAGAAATGCCTGATCTTGGCCCTTACCTAAAACCTCCAGAAGCATCTCTATGTAAGCTAGAGGGGTTGGAACATTGATCTGGAAATGCAGAGCCTTCAGAATGGCCAGTTCTGATTCTAGCAAGTCTTCAGGGGTATAAGAGAAGCCCATAGACTGCAGGAACCTCAGGACCATGGCGTTGTTGACGATCtgcaggaagaaagaaaggagcaAATGAGAACTTGATTTGCTCGTTCACCACCATGCTGTTAAGAGGCCTTTCTCTGATGCTGGGTCCAGGTTTAAAAATCAGATGGAACGAAAGCTATCGTTTATACAAACAAATACTGGTAAACGGATAAAAAGCACGGGTGGAGAAAGTTGACACAAAtaacctttcctccctctcccaagatCCTAGAACTTGAAGCCACCCAAAGAAGCTGATGGGCGGTAGGCTCAGGAATACAACCTACACAGAAAGTGATCAAAAggcagcatttgctgccagatgaTGTACTAAAcctctttaaagggggattagattcatggaggaaaagGTCTGTCAACGGCTGCCAGCCACAGTGCgtgagaacctccacattcagagccaggaggcaacaccaggggaaggccacggcctctgtggccccttgttggccttccagaggaactggttctgtgaggcaggatgctggactattcTTCTTATGTTCAATGTTAAAATATAAATCTATATACAAAATACTTTTAAGATACTATCACTATCTGGTTGTCATCGTTATTGTTGTTGccacatcactataaactgagtCAATTGTACCGTtcccattttatgtaaaccgccctgagcctttggagagggcggtgtataaataaaataaataaataaaaactacgtTACTATATAGTGCGCCCGATAATGTCAAAGGCTTTTCTTGCTTAAAGGCCAGGGGGACATATCCTCGTTAGTCATTCAGATAATTGATTTCAGATAACCGCCCTGAGGCCTTGCGATGATCACTCTGGTTTCCTCATTGTTTTTACCACTGAATGCAGCACATACCGGGAACAAAGCATCTATGGTAGAGAGGCTGTGAGAGTCAGGTAAGTCTTGAATGGCCTTACGCTGTGGTAGAAGGAAAGTTTGCTGGCTAGCTGGATGCTGGAGACCAGGCGCAGCACACACGTGTCGGCCGCCTGCTCTCTCACTAAGACACAGGGGCTTTCTTCATCCTTTGCTCCAGCGGAAAAGGAGAACTCGTGAGCAAGTGTGAGCATGAACCTGGAAGGCACAAGGAGAAAAGGCTCATCTGGAGACAAGAAAGCAGTTTAGCGGCTTCCGGCAGGTCGCTCCCAAGTAGCCTGCTTGCATCACCAGCAGGGAGCAGGAAAGAAAATGCCTTGAACAGCAGGAACGCCGGGGTGGGGGAGTTCCCTGGAGACTGCCGAATACGTTGAAGCTGTAGGAGAAAACAGGCTTGGTTTTTTCCCTCCCATCTCTTGGCTATCTGCAGGCTCTGTCATCGTGGACTTCCCCTGCTCCACGTTGGGCTCTGAGAGAATGTCTAAACTGACAACCGGGAATGGAGAGCTGTGTTTGTCATTGCAAAATACCCGCCACAAAAGCCCTTATTGGAATGAAATTTCTCAGCCTTCCGTAAA
The Paroedura picta isolate Pp20150507F chromosome 16, Ppicta_v3.0, whole genome shotgun sequence genome window above contains:
- the CNTD1 gene encoding cyclin N-terminal domain-containing protein 1 isoform X2 codes for the protein MGLPAKVVARYQHTEPVFGVVAPELLRDVLLQMAKENERDLQELCDEKGCFKETRIVEFVFLLSEKWRLPEFARYQAIEIFERFMLTLAHEFSFSAGAKDEESPCVLVREQAADTCVLRLVSSIQLASKLSFYHSIVNNAMVLRFLQSMGFSYTPEDLLESELAILKALHFQINVPTPLAYIEMLLEVLGYNGCWLPMDHMHAMCRHLLALTYLLRTSIYGTLLNASVENTPPNKLQQAKFAAVKEDLMLLAVGVIGASAFLLHTKGWTQRVKWGKGETVGGQHTRPCFTPEAAPGMQAGIY
- the CNTD1 gene encoding cyclin N-terminal domain-containing protein 1 isoform X1, encoding MGLPAKVVARYQHTEPVFGVVAPELLRDVLLQMAKENERDLQELCDEKGCFKETRIVEFVFLLSEKWRLPEFARYQAIEIFERFMLTLAHEFSFSAGAKDEESPCVLVREQAADTCVLRLVSSIQLASKLSFYHSIVNNAMVLRFLQSMGFSYTPEDLLESELAILKALHFQINVPTPLAYIEMLLEVLGYNGCWLPMDHMHAMCRHLLALTYLLRTSIYGTLLNASVENTPPNKLQQAKFAAVKEDLMLLAVGVIGASAFLLHTKGWTQVAESLSDATGISLRSTVEIIDAILKHSIDGVVEEG